The Monomorium pharaonis isolate MP-MQ-018 chromosome 5, ASM1337386v2, whole genome shotgun sequence genome includes a window with the following:
- the LOC105840086 gene encoding homogentisate 1,2-dioxygenase isoform X1 produces MKDVLKYLTGFGCEFSSEDERCPGALPIGQNNPQKCPYGLYAEQLSGTAFTVPRSHNKRSWLYRIRPSVVHSPFKPFIKAHGAESYMKNDWNDTYPNPNQLRWKAFDIPSRRDPEVDFVEGLHTLCGAGDLKVRQGVAVHVYLCNASMKDRAFYNADGDFLIVPQLGDLHITTEFGKIQCEPNEICVIQQGMRFSITVFGPSRGYILEVFDNHFQLPDLGPIGANGLANPRDFQTPVASYEDREIDYEIVCKYHGKLFVANQSHSPFDVVAWHGNYVPYKYDLNRFMVINSVSFDHCDPSIFTVLTCPTNKPGTAAADFVIFPPRWSVQEHTFRPPYYHRNCMSEFMGLIKGRYEAKEDGFSAGGASLHSIMTPHGPDKQCFDAASKNELMPERIADGTQAFMFETSYSMAVTEWANKLCNKLDNEYYKCWQSLQKHFDLTDKPVKDI; encoded by the exons ATGAAGGACGTGCTCAAG TATCTTACGGGATTCGGCTGTGAGTTCTCCAGCGAAGATGAGCGTTGTCCAGGAGCGCTGCCCATTGGGCAGAACAATCCACAGAAATGTCCATATGGTCTTTATGCGGAACAATTATCGGGCACTGCGTTTACTG ttCCGCGTAGTCACAATAAAAGATCGTGGCTGTATCGGATAAGACCGTCCGTCGTTCACAGTCCATTCAAACCCTTCATTAAAGCCCATGGTGCCGAATCTTATATGAAGAACGATTGGAACGATACTTACCCCAATCCCAACCAG TTAAGATGGAAGGCCTTTGACATTCCGAGTCGACGAGATCCCGAAGTCGACTTTGTCGAGGGTCTTCACACTCTGTGCGGTGCCGGCGATCTCAAGGTGCGCCAAGGTGTCGCGGTGCACGTGTACTTGTGTAACGCATCTATGAAAGATAGGGCTTTCTATAACGCCGATGGTGATTTTCTCATCG TTCCACAGTTGGGCGATCTGCACATCACCACCGAGTTCGGCAAAATACAATGCGAGCCAAACGAGATATGTGTCATTCAGCAGGGAATGCGATTCTCCATAACCGTCTTCGGCCCATCCAGAGGTTACATCCTCGAGGTCTTCGATAATCATTTCCAGTTGCCAGATTTGGGTCCGATAG GAGCAAATGGCCTAGCGAATCCGAGAGACTTTCAGACACCAGTGGCTTCATATGAGGATCGCGAGATCGATTACGAGATCGTGTGTAAATATCATGGAAAGTTGTTTGTGGCTAATCAAAGTCATAGTCCCTTTGACGTGGTTGCGTGGCATGGCAATTACGTACCATACAAATACGATCTCAATAGGTTCATGGTCATCAATTCCGTCTCTTTTGATCATTGC GATCCCTCCATCTTCACCGTGCTGACGTGCCCCACTAACAAGCCTGGAACCGCCGCGGCCGACTTTGTGATCTTTCCACCCCGATGGTCCGTACAAGAGCATACTTTCCGACCCCCTTACTATCACC GAAACTGTATGAGCGAATTTATGGGATTGATAAAGGGTCGTTACGAAGCAAAGGAGGATGGTTTTTCTGCCGGTGGTGCATCACTACATTCTATCATGACTCCGCACGGTCCCGATAAACAATGTTTCGATGCTGCGTCTAAGAACGAGTTAATGCCAGAACGGATTGCCGATGGTACGCAGGCATTTATGTTCGAAACTTCATACAGCATGGCTGTGACAGAATGGGCTAACAAGCTTTGCAACAAACTGGATAATGAGTACTACAAATGCTGGCAGAGTCTACAGAAACATTTTGACCTCACTGATAAGCCGGTCAAAGATATTTAA
- the LOC105840086 gene encoding homogentisate 1,2-dioxygenase isoform X2: MYLTGFGCEFSSEDERCPGALPIGQNNPQKCPYGLYAEQLSGTAFTVPRSHNKRSWLYRIRPSVVHSPFKPFIKAHGAESYMKNDWNDTYPNPNQLRWKAFDIPSRRDPEVDFVEGLHTLCGAGDLKVRQGVAVHVYLCNASMKDRAFYNADGDFLIVPQLGDLHITTEFGKIQCEPNEICVIQQGMRFSITVFGPSRGYILEVFDNHFQLPDLGPIGANGLANPRDFQTPVASYEDREIDYEIVCKYHGKLFVANQSHSPFDVVAWHGNYVPYKYDLNRFMVINSVSFDHCDPSIFTVLTCPTNKPGTAAADFVIFPPRWSVQEHTFRPPYYHRNCMSEFMGLIKGRYEAKEDGFSAGGASLHSIMTPHGPDKQCFDAASKNELMPERIADGTQAFMFETSYSMAVTEWANKLCNKLDNEYYKCWQSLQKHFDLTDKPVKDI; the protein is encoded by the exons ATG TATCTTACGGGATTCGGCTGTGAGTTCTCCAGCGAAGATGAGCGTTGTCCAGGAGCGCTGCCCATTGGGCAGAACAATCCACAGAAATGTCCATATGGTCTTTATGCGGAACAATTATCGGGCACTGCGTTTACTG ttCCGCGTAGTCACAATAAAAGATCGTGGCTGTATCGGATAAGACCGTCCGTCGTTCACAGTCCATTCAAACCCTTCATTAAAGCCCATGGTGCCGAATCTTATATGAAGAACGATTGGAACGATACTTACCCCAATCCCAACCAG TTAAGATGGAAGGCCTTTGACATTCCGAGTCGACGAGATCCCGAAGTCGACTTTGTCGAGGGTCTTCACACTCTGTGCGGTGCCGGCGATCTCAAGGTGCGCCAAGGTGTCGCGGTGCACGTGTACTTGTGTAACGCATCTATGAAAGATAGGGCTTTCTATAACGCCGATGGTGATTTTCTCATCG TTCCACAGTTGGGCGATCTGCACATCACCACCGAGTTCGGCAAAATACAATGCGAGCCAAACGAGATATGTGTCATTCAGCAGGGAATGCGATTCTCCATAACCGTCTTCGGCCCATCCAGAGGTTACATCCTCGAGGTCTTCGATAATCATTTCCAGTTGCCAGATTTGGGTCCGATAG GAGCAAATGGCCTAGCGAATCCGAGAGACTTTCAGACACCAGTGGCTTCATATGAGGATCGCGAGATCGATTACGAGATCGTGTGTAAATATCATGGAAAGTTGTTTGTGGCTAATCAAAGTCATAGTCCCTTTGACGTGGTTGCGTGGCATGGCAATTACGTACCATACAAATACGATCTCAATAGGTTCATGGTCATCAATTCCGTCTCTTTTGATCATTGC GATCCCTCCATCTTCACCGTGCTGACGTGCCCCACTAACAAGCCTGGAACCGCCGCGGCCGACTTTGTGATCTTTCCACCCCGATGGTCCGTACAAGAGCATACTTTCCGACCCCCTTACTATCACC GAAACTGTATGAGCGAATTTATGGGATTGATAAAGGGTCGTTACGAAGCAAAGGAGGATGGTTTTTCTGCCGGTGGTGCATCACTACATTCTATCATGACTCCGCACGGTCCCGATAAACAATGTTTCGATGCTGCGTCTAAGAACGAGTTAATGCCAGAACGGATTGCCGATGGTACGCAGGCATTTATGTTCGAAACTTCATACAGCATGGCTGTGACAGAATGGGCTAACAAGCTTTGCAACAAACTGGATAATGAGTACTACAAATGCTGGCAGAGTCTACAGAAACATTTTGACCTCACTGATAAGCCGGTCAAAGATATTTAA
- the LOC105840082 gene encoding uncharacterized protein LOC105840082 isoform X1, with translation MKETIRDGFLVAAVVLCSWLTGRAAASYCYPDYCQNMTYLVPTPGFQCILTPVQRGEGCAKLKLEDVGKPSKRDIDVAIFTLYAYVTNVSSSEKTTAFNLSVSDINFHRLITRYQNVDDNDENACRHVEFYGNASHPAPKDLYVSCPFSGTEYEGAPYRLEYLAIGKNYAYNREYVFQVPRHELIEDGIQVETFTPFIYIDVSDPPILALHVQPLPSTYNVTKYKAWLIRNDTGSTIVSTTVLANGNDGHVIRHNFSVPEGVYRVRVAALHPDCGEDGCANSTSPYIHIKHASDRLLIMIISLIWIPPVLLYAVYNVFKLYRKWVLKRLAIRPNCLLVYSPTHPSHVNVMAEFAKYLRYCNINAMIDMFDIAETASKDPGLWCNTAFQTADVVLVVTSPPTSANSDATIIYRNVDNHLLRLLKENYPRRNKRYYAVYLPYCKPDHIPEEARVFKKFRIPEDLTRLVKMIHGIACLRFFTSSNHELLESIRFATAKISEDEATSAIVKNTEETDDLLPPIVVQETANCDADRSTEVRRPDSPDSDVMLQSFTTRIDELNLLGEIDEEKSFVNNSARNNCEFRIDKLNL, from the exons ATGAAAGAGACAATACGCGACGGCTTCCTCGTCGCCGCGGTCGTCCTGTGCTCCTGGCTGACTGGACGTGCCGCAGCCTCGTATTGTTATCCGGACTACTGTCAGAACATG acttaCCTGGTTCCAACACCTGGTTTCCAATGTATACTGACGCCAGTACAAAGGGGCGAAG gTTGTGCAAAGCTAAAACTTGAGGATGTCGGAAAACCGTCCAAGCGCGACATCGACGTCGCAATTTTCACATTGTACGCGTACGTGACGAACGTTAGCAGCAGCGAAAAAACGACTGCGTTCAACCTATCGGTTTCGGACATCAATTTTCATA GGTTAATCACACGTTATCAAAACGTCGATGATAACGACGAGAACGCGTGCAGGCACGTAGAGTTTTACGGAAACGCCAGCCACCCTGCTCCCAAAGACTTGTACGTGTCGTGCCCGTTCTCCGGCACCGAATACGAGGGAGCCCCGTACCGCTTGGAATACCTTGCGATCGGAAAGAATTACGCGTACAACAGGGAGTACGTGTTTCAAGTACCGCGGCATGAACTTATCG AGGACGGCATCCAGGTCGAGACGTTCACGCCCTTCATATACATTGACGTGTCGGACCCGCCGATTCTGGCACTGCACGTACAACCGCTTCCGTCGACGTACAACGTGACGAAGTACAAGGCGTGGCTGATTAGGAACGACACAGGCTCGACGATCGTCAGCACGACGGTCCTCGCGAATGGGAACGACGGGCACGTGATACGGCACAATTTCTCGGTCCCGGAAGGCGTCTATCGCGTCCGAGTCGCGGCCCTGCATCCTGACTGCGGCGAGGACGGATGTGCGAACAGCACGTCGCCCTACATACACATAA AACACGCCTCCGACCGACTGCTGATTATGATAATTAGCTTGATATGGATACCACCTGTACTGTTGTACGCGGTGTACAACGTGTTTAAGCTGTACAGAAAGTGGG TTTTAAAGAGATTGGCGATAAGGCCAAACTGCTTATTGGTGTACTCACCGACACATCCGTCGCACGTGAACGTGATGGCGGAATTCGCAAAGTATCTGCGATACTGTAATATCAACGCCATGATCGACATGTTTGATATTGCAGAAACCGCCAGCAAA GACCCAGGACTCTGGTGCAACACGGCGTTTCAGACCGCGGACGTCGTGCTGGTTGTGACGTCGCCGCCGACGTCTGCGAATTCCGACGCGACAATCATTTATCGAAATGTAGACAACCACCTGTTGCGACTGCTGAAGGAGAACTATCCGCGTAGAAATAAGAGATATTACGCGGTATACTTGCCGTACTGCAAGCCGGATCATATACCAGAGGAGGCGCGGGTTTTCAAGAAGTTCCGCATACCCGAAGACCTTACCAGGCTCGTGAAAATGATCCATGGTATTGCCTGTCTGCGATTCTTCACGTCGTCGAACCACGAGCTGCTGGAGAGCATCAGATTCGCTACGGCAAAGATATCCGAAGATGAGGCCACCAGTGCGATTGTGAAGAACACCGAGGAGACCG ACGATCTGTTACCACCAATCGTCGTACAAGAGACTGCAAATTGCGATGCTGATCGATCCACCGAAGTGCGTAGGCCCGATTCGCCAGACAGCGATGTCATGCTTCAATCTTTCACGACACGTATTGACGAACTGAATTTACTTGGAGAGATTGACGAAGAAAAGTCCTTTGTCAATAATTCCGCGAGGAATAATTGCGAATTTCGCATAGATAAGCTGAActtgtga
- the LOC105840082 gene encoding uncharacterized protein LOC105840082 isoform X2, whose translation MYTDASTKGRSRTIFSGCAKLKLEDVGKPSKRDIDVAIFTLYAYVTNVSSSEKTTAFNLSVSDINFHRLITRYQNVDDNDENACRHVEFYGNASHPAPKDLYVSCPFSGTEYEGAPYRLEYLAIGKNYAYNREYVFQVPRHELIEDGIQVETFTPFIYIDVSDPPILALHVQPLPSTYNVTKYKAWLIRNDTGSTIVSTTVLANGNDGHVIRHNFSVPEGVYRVRVAALHPDCGEDGCANSTSPYIHIKHASDRLLIMIISLIWIPPVLLYAVYNVFKLYRKWVLKRLAIRPNCLLVYSPTHPSHVNVMAEFAKYLRYCNINAMIDMFDIAETASKDPGLWCNTAFQTADVVLVVTSPPTSANSDATIIYRNVDNHLLRLLKENYPRRNKRYYAVYLPYCKPDHIPEEARVFKKFRIPEDLTRLVKMIHGIACLRFFTSSNHELLESIRFATAKISEDEATSAIVKNTEETDDLLPPIVVQETANCDADRSTEVRRPDSPDSDVMLQSFTTRIDELNLLGEIDEEKSFVNNSARNNCEFRIDKLNL comes from the exons ATGTATACTGACGCCAGTACAAAGGGGCGAAG tcgtacaattttttcaggTTGTGCAAAGCTAAAACTTGAGGATGTCGGAAAACCGTCCAAGCGCGACATCGACGTCGCAATTTTCACATTGTACGCGTACGTGACGAACGTTAGCAGCAGCGAAAAAACGACTGCGTTCAACCTATCGGTTTCGGACATCAATTTTCATA GGTTAATCACACGTTATCAAAACGTCGATGATAACGACGAGAACGCGTGCAGGCACGTAGAGTTTTACGGAAACGCCAGCCACCCTGCTCCCAAAGACTTGTACGTGTCGTGCCCGTTCTCCGGCACCGAATACGAGGGAGCCCCGTACCGCTTGGAATACCTTGCGATCGGAAAGAATTACGCGTACAACAGGGAGTACGTGTTTCAAGTACCGCGGCATGAACTTATCG AGGACGGCATCCAGGTCGAGACGTTCACGCCCTTCATATACATTGACGTGTCGGACCCGCCGATTCTGGCACTGCACGTACAACCGCTTCCGTCGACGTACAACGTGACGAAGTACAAGGCGTGGCTGATTAGGAACGACACAGGCTCGACGATCGTCAGCACGACGGTCCTCGCGAATGGGAACGACGGGCACGTGATACGGCACAATTTCTCGGTCCCGGAAGGCGTCTATCGCGTCCGAGTCGCGGCCCTGCATCCTGACTGCGGCGAGGACGGATGTGCGAACAGCACGTCGCCCTACATACACATAA AACACGCCTCCGACCGACTGCTGATTATGATAATTAGCTTGATATGGATACCACCTGTACTGTTGTACGCGGTGTACAACGTGTTTAAGCTGTACAGAAAGTGGG TTTTAAAGAGATTGGCGATAAGGCCAAACTGCTTATTGGTGTACTCACCGACACATCCGTCGCACGTGAACGTGATGGCGGAATTCGCAAAGTATCTGCGATACTGTAATATCAACGCCATGATCGACATGTTTGATATTGCAGAAACCGCCAGCAAA GACCCAGGACTCTGGTGCAACACGGCGTTTCAGACCGCGGACGTCGTGCTGGTTGTGACGTCGCCGCCGACGTCTGCGAATTCCGACGCGACAATCATTTATCGAAATGTAGACAACCACCTGTTGCGACTGCTGAAGGAGAACTATCCGCGTAGAAATAAGAGATATTACGCGGTATACTTGCCGTACTGCAAGCCGGATCATATACCAGAGGAGGCGCGGGTTTTCAAGAAGTTCCGCATACCCGAAGACCTTACCAGGCTCGTGAAAATGATCCATGGTATTGCCTGTCTGCGATTCTTCACGTCGTCGAACCACGAGCTGCTGGAGAGCATCAGATTCGCTACGGCAAAGATATCCGAAGATGAGGCCACCAGTGCGATTGTGAAGAACACCGAGGAGACCG ACGATCTGTTACCACCAATCGTCGTACAAGAGACTGCAAATTGCGATGCTGATCGATCCACCGAAGTGCGTAGGCCCGATTCGCCAGACAGCGATGTCATGCTTCAATCTTTCACGACACGTATTGACGAACTGAATTTACTTGGAGAGATTGACGAAGAAAAGTCCTTTGTCAATAATTCCGCGAGGAATAATTGCGAATTTCGCATAGATAAGCTGAActtgtga